One region of Oreochromis aureus strain Israel breed Guangdong linkage group 19, ZZ_aureus, whole genome shotgun sequence genomic DNA includes:
- the ghsra gene encoding growth hormone secretagogue receptor a isoform X2 — translation MRSPRSRVTSAVRVRCGRENNPEATMPSWPSQLECLHRNCTWEETNNTISKADPSPPPLNYYSIPLLTAITVACTLLFLIGVAGNVMTILVVSKYRDMRTTTNLYLCSMAVSDLLIFLCMPLDLYRMWRYRPWRFGDALCKLFQFVSESSTYSTILSITALSVERYLAICFPLRAKALVTKRRVRALICLLWTVSLLSAGPVFVMVGVEQDTMGPLNFSSWMNETNLFLETEDTRELLYSLIGRRLWQRHRETNMSNRVSHRDKSNRQTIKMLVVVVLAFVLCWLPFHVGRYLQFRSLDAPSPLLSLLSEYCSLVSVVLFYLSAAINPILYNTMSWKYRGAAARLFGLTDSLPPRGRTASTVKGDGSNGWTESTISF, via the exons ATGAGGAGTCCCAGATCCAGGGTGACATCAGCAGTCAGGGTCAGGTGCGGCCGGGAGAATAACCCAGAGGCAACAATGCCCTCCTGGCCCAGCCAACTGGAGTGCCTCCACCGTAACTGCACCTGGGAGGAGACCAACAATACCATAAGCAAAGCTGACCCTTCCCCGCCCCCTCTCAATTATTATTCAATTCCTCTCCTAACGGCCATCACCGTCGCCTGCACACTGCTGTTTCTGATAGGGGTGGCCGGGAATGTTATGACCATTTTGGTGGTCAGCAAGTACCGGGACATGCGCACGACCACCAATCTGTACCTGTGCAGCATGGCGGTATCCGATCTACTCATTTTCCTTTGCATGCCACTTGACCTCTACCGCATGTGGAGATACAGGCCCTGGCGCTTTGGAGACGCGCTCTGCAAACTCTTTCAGTTTGTGTCAGAATCAAGCACTTACTCCACCATCCTCAGCATCACCGCCCTGTCAGTAGAGCGCTACCTGGCGATCTGTTTCCCATTGCGCGCCAAGGCTCTGGTAACCAAAAGGCGCGTACGAGCCTTGATTTGTCTGTTATGGACAGTGTCCCTTTTGAGCGCAGGCCCTGTGTTTGTCATGGTGGGAGTAGAGCAGGACACGATGGGGCCACTAAACTTCAGTTCGTGGATGAATGAGACTAACTTATTCCTGGAGACTGAGGACACCCGAGAGT TGCTCTACAGCCTGATAGGCCGTCGGCTGTGGCAAAGGCACCGAGAGACGAACATGAGCAACCGCGTGTCTCACAGGGATAAGAGCAACAGGCAGACCATAAAGATGCTGG TGGTTGTTGTGCTGGCCTTTGTCCTGTGTTGGTTGCCTTTCCATGTGGGTCGCTACTTGCAGTTCCGCTCTCTGGATGCTCCTTCACCGTTGCTGTCGTTGTTATCCGAGTACTGTAGCTTGGTGTCAGTGGTTCTCTTTTACTTGAGTGCTGCCATCAATCCCATCCTCTATAACACCATGTCGTGGAAATACCGGGGTGCAGCGGCGCGCCTCTTCGGCCTGACCGACAGCCTGCCGCCACGGGGTCGCACAGCGAGCACTGTGAAGGGAGATGGCTCAAACGGCTGGACAGAGTCTACAATCAGCTTTTGA
- the ghsra gene encoding growth hormone secretagogue receptor a isoform X1, with product MRSPRSRVTSAVRVRCGRENNPEATMPSWPSQLECLHRNCTWEETNNTISKADPSPPPLNYYSIPLLTAITVACTLLFLIGVAGNVMTILVVSKYRDMRTTTNLYLCSMAVSDLLIFLCMPLDLYRMWRYRPWRFGDALCKLFQFVSESSTYSTILSITALSVERYLAICFPLRAKALVTKRRVRALICLLWTVSLLSAGPVFVMVGVEQDTMGPLNFSSWMNETNLFLETEDTRECKMTHYAVQSGLMGAMVWLSSVFFFMPVFCLTVLYSLIGRRLWQRHRETNMSNRVSHRDKSNRQTIKMLVVVVLAFVLCWLPFHVGRYLQFRSLDAPSPLLSLLSEYCSLVSVVLFYLSAAINPILYNTMSWKYRGAAARLFGLTDSLPPRGRTASTVKGDGSNGWTESTISF from the exons ATGAGGAGTCCCAGATCCAGGGTGACATCAGCAGTCAGGGTCAGGTGCGGCCGGGAGAATAACCCAGAGGCAACAATGCCCTCCTGGCCCAGCCAACTGGAGTGCCTCCACCGTAACTGCACCTGGGAGGAGACCAACAATACCATAAGCAAAGCTGACCCTTCCCCGCCCCCTCTCAATTATTATTCAATTCCTCTCCTAACGGCCATCACCGTCGCCTGCACACTGCTGTTTCTGATAGGGGTGGCCGGGAATGTTATGACCATTTTGGTGGTCAGCAAGTACCGGGACATGCGCACGACCACCAATCTGTACCTGTGCAGCATGGCGGTATCCGATCTACTCATTTTCCTTTGCATGCCACTTGACCTCTACCGCATGTGGAGATACAGGCCCTGGCGCTTTGGAGACGCGCTCTGCAAACTCTTTCAGTTTGTGTCAGAATCAAGCACTTACTCCACCATCCTCAGCATCACCGCCCTGTCAGTAGAGCGCTACCTGGCGATCTGTTTCCCATTGCGCGCCAAGGCTCTGGTAACCAAAAGGCGCGTACGAGCCTTGATTTGTCTGTTATGGACAGTGTCCCTTTTGAGCGCAGGCCCTGTGTTTGTCATGGTGGGAGTAGAGCAGGACACGATGGGGCCACTAAACTTCAGTTCGTGGATGAATGAGACTAACTTATTCCTGGAGACTGAGGACACCCGAGAGTGTAAGATGACGCACTATGCTGTGCAATCAGGTCTAATGGGGGCCATGGTGTGGCTGAGCTCCGTTTTCTTCTTCATGCCCGTGTTCTGTCTGACAGTGCTCTACAGCCTGATAGGCCGTCGGCTGTGGCAAAGGCACCGAGAGACGAACATGAGCAACCGCGTGTCTCACAGGGATAAGAGCAACAGGCAGACCATAAAGATGCTGG TGGTTGTTGTGCTGGCCTTTGTCCTGTGTTGGTTGCCTTTCCATGTGGGTCGCTACTTGCAGTTCCGCTCTCTGGATGCTCCTTCACCGTTGCTGTCGTTGTTATCCGAGTACTGTAGCTTGGTGTCAGTGGTTCTCTTTTACTTGAGTGCTGCCATCAATCCCATCCTCTATAACACCATGTCGTGGAAATACCGGGGTGCAGCGGCGCGCCTCTTCGGCCTGACCGACAGCCTGCCGCCACGGGGTCGCACAGCGAGCACTGTGAAGGGAGATGGCTCAAACGGCTGGACAGAGTCTACAATCAGCTTTTGA